In Myxococcales bacterium, the DNA window TGTTACCGGTACGACCTCGTCTTGAACGGCTTCGAGATCGGCGGTGGCTCCATCCGTCTCCACGATCCCGAGGTGCAGGCGAAGGTGTTCCAGGCGCTCGGCATCGGCCCCGAAGAGGCGCGGCAGAAGTTCGGCTTCTTGCTCGACGCGCTCAAGTACGGCGCGCCTCCGCACGGTGGCATGGCCATCGGCATGGATCGCCTCGCGATGCTCCTCTCGGGCGCGGAGAGCCTCCGCGACGTCATCCCGTTCCCGAAGACGCAGAAGGGCACCGACCTCATGACGGACGCGCCCAACCAGGTCACCCCGGAGCAGCTCGCCGAGCTCCGCATCCGGACGATCGAGCCCGCCGCAACATGAGGGCAAGTGCGCGAAAGTACGCGATATTTGCTCCGCTCCTGCTCGCGGCAGGGGCGGGGCTCGTCGCGCTCGTCGCGTGCGAGAACCAGTCGGGCACGTACGTCTACCGCGGCCGAAAATACGACCCAGGGACGAAGTGCCTCGAGGCCCCACGCGCGCTCGACGTGATCGAGGTCGAGCAGCTCCCCGCGCTCTGTGTCGACACGTGCCTCACGCAGAAAGACTACGACGGCGGGCTCGCGGTGTACGTGAGCCAGACGTGCCCTCCGTACCCACCGGGGTTCGACGTGAGCGGAAAAGAGCCTCTCTGCGTGCCGGCGCTCGAAGCTGCGAAGAATGCGTCGGGGTGCATCCCCCCACCGCCCGACGGTGGCCCCGACGCGAGCGGCGACGCCGACACGCCCGACGCGAGCACGCCCGACGCGAGCACGCCCGACGCCAGCGACGCGAGCATTCCCGACGCGGGAGACGCGAGCACGCTCGACGCTGGCGACGCGTCGGCCGACGTGGGGCCGGGCTGAGCGAGCGGCTGCCGCGGAGGCCCTGGTTAGGAGAGAGGCCGACGATTCGTGGTCGGCCTCGCGAGGCTTAGATTTAACGGTTTCGGAGCATCTCGGCGACCTCGGAGAAGCGCTGATCGAGGAACGCGCGGAGCCTGCCCGAGACGCCGCGTTCGTCCATCGCGCGGGTCATGCAGCGCAGCCACGCGTCGCGCATGTCGGCCCCGACGACGAGGTGCGCGTGCCGCATGCGGAGGCGCGGGTGCCCGTGCTTCTGCATGTACTCTTGGGGGCCACCGAGCCAGCCCACCAAGAAGAGGCCGAACCTGTCCCGGGCGCCACGGCTCACCTTCCCGTGCTCGTCGAGCTCGTGGAGCTTGGCGAGGGCGGGCTCGTGGGCGTCCATGGCGTCGTAGAAGGCCTCGGAGAGGGCCAGCGTGGCCTCGCGGCCGCCGAGGAGATCGTACGGGGTGACGGCGTCTTCGACTTCGGGCATCGCGCTCGCGACCATAGCGTGGTTCATTGCCGCGTCGATGGACTTGCCGATCGATCCGCACTCGCTCAGGCCCCACTACCGCGCGTTTCTCCGTGAGGGGCGCGTCCTCCTCACCGGGCACTCGCACCAAGCGTGGCCCGACGTGGCCCGCGAAGGCATGCTCGCGGCCTTCGACGCGGCCGCGGAGCACGTCGACGACAAGTGGGGTGCAGCCTTTGCGGCGGCCGACGCCGTGCGCGAAGGGGTTGCGTCGCGCCTCGGCACGCGGGCCCGCGACGTGGCGCTCGGGGCGAGCACGCACGACCTCGTCGTGAGGCTCCTGTCGGCTCTCCCGCTGGACAAAAAGAGGCACATCGTCACCACGTCGGGCGAGTTTCACACGCTCCATCGTCAGCTCTCGCGGCTCGCCGAAGAGGGCGTCGAGGTCGACTTCGTCGAGCCCTTCCCGTTGACGACGCTCGCCGAGCGCCTCGCCGCCAAGGTGCGATACGACACGGCCGCCCTCTTCGTGTCGACCGTGCTGTTCGAGTCGAGCTCGGTCGTCCCGAACCTCGCCTCGGCGGTGGCCGCGGCGCGCGCGAAGGGCGCCGAGGTGGTGCTCGACGCGTACCACCACTTCATGGTCCGGCCCTTCCGCGCCGCCGACTTCGGCGACGTGTTCGTTTTGGGTGGAGGATACAAGTATGCCCAGTGGGGCGAGGGCGTGTGCTTCATGACCGTCCCCGAGGGGTGCGAGCTGCGGCCCGTGGTCACGGGCTGGTTCTCCGACTTCGCCCACCTCTCGGCCCCGCGCGACGGCGCGAAGGTCACCTACGGGCCCTCGCTCGCCGAGCGCTTCGCCGGGTCGACGTACGACCCCACGAGCCACTTCCGCGCGGCGGCGGTGCTCCGCTTCTTCGACGAGCAGGGGCTCACGGTGGCGAGGCTCTCGGAGAGCTACACCCGCCAGACCGAGCGGATCGGCGACGCGCTCCGGGATCACGGCCACGACGTGGTGACGCCGAAGGGCGCGGACGCCCGCGGAGGGTTCGTCGCGGTCCGTGTCGCGAACCCCGACGAGGTCATCGCCCTGTCGCGCCGCGACGGTGTCATGTTCGACGCGCGCGGCTCGATC includes these proteins:
- a CDS encoding group II truncated hemoglobin, with product MPEVEDAVTPYDLLGGREATLALSEAFYDAMDAHEPALAKLHELDEHGKVSRGARDRFGLFLVGWLGGPQEYMQKHGHPRLRMRHAHLVVGADMRDAWLRCMTRAMDERGVSGRLRAFLDQRFSEVAEMLRNR
- a CDS encoding aminotransferase class V-fold PLP-dependent enzyme, producing MDLPIDPHSLRPHYRAFLREGRVLLTGHSHQAWPDVAREGMLAAFDAAAEHVDDKWGAAFAAADAVREGVASRLGTRARDVALGASTHDLVVRLLSALPLDKKRHIVTTSGEFHTLHRQLSRLAEEGVEVDFVEPFPLTTLAERLAAKVRYDTAALFVSTVLFESSSVVPNLASAVAAARAKGAEVVLDAYHHFMVRPFRAADFGDVFVLGGGYKYAQWGEGVCFMTVPEGCELRPVVTGWFSDFAHLSAPRDGAKVTYGPSLAERFAGSTYDPTSHFRAAAVLRFFDEQGLTVARLSESYTRQTERIGDALRDHGHDVVTPKGADARGGFVAVRVANPDEVIALSRRDGVMFDARGSIVRLGPAPYVTDEELDRGVSVFVSHARQAGR